From the Butyrivibrio fibrisolvens genome, one window contains:
- the gltA gene encoding NADPH-dependent glutamate synthase, whose translation MAIEVDVLKRVPVREQDPKVRATNFEEVCLGYNKEEAEAEATRCLNCKNPQCQKGCPVAINIPAFIQEVKEGNVEAAYQIISESSALPAVCGRVCPQESQCEGKCIRGFKGEPVSIGKLERYVADTAREMGIVPEGAKEKKNHKVAVIGSGPSGLTCAGDLAKLGYDVTIFEALHEAGGVLVYGIPEFRLPKEKVVKKEIENVEKLGVKIEKDVVIGKSVTIDSLMKNEGFDAVFVGSGAGLPKFMHIPGEQALGVFSANEFLTRSNLMKAFSKDSTTPIMHPKKTVVVGGGNVAMDAARTALRLGSEVHVVYRRSEEELPARKEEVEHAKQEGVVFDLLNNPVEILTDEEGWVRGCRCIKMKLGEPDESGRRSPIEIPGSEFEIECDAVIMSLGTSPNPLISSTTEGLEINKRKCIIAQEDNGQTSKKGVFAGGDAVTGAATVILAMGAGKAAAAGIDEYLRSLD comes from the coding sequence ATGGCTATAGAAGTTGATGTTTTAAAGAGAGTTCCTGTTCGTGAGCAGGACCCTAAGGTTCGTGCTACGAATTTTGAAGAAGTATGTCTTGGTTATAACAAGGAAGAGGCTGAGGCTGAAGCAACACGCTGTCTTAACTGTAAGAATCCTCAGTGTCAGAAGGGATGCCCTGTTGCCATCAATATCCCTGCTTTCATTCAAGAAGTTAAAGAGGGCAATGTAGAAGCTGCATATCAGATCATCAGCGAGTCTTCTGCACTTCCTGCTGTATGCGGACGTGTATGCCCTCAGGAGTCACAGTGTGAAGGTAAGTGTATCAGAGGCTTCAAGGGTGAGCCTGTATCTATCGGTAAGCTCGAAAGATATGTTGCTGATACAGCCAGAGAGATGGGCATCGTACCAGAGGGTGCTAAAGAGAAGAAGAATCACAAGGTCGCTGTTATTGGATCAGGTCCTTCCGGCCTTACATGTGCAGGAGATCTTGCTAAGCTTGGATATGATGTAACTATATTTGAGGCACTTCATGAAGCAGGCGGTGTTCTTGTATACGGTATTCCTGAATTCCGTCTTCCTAAAGAGAAAGTTGTTAAGAAAGAGATCGAGAACGTAGAAAAGCTCGGTGTTAAGATCGAGAAGGATGTTGTCATCGGTAAGAGTGTAACAATTGATTCTCTTATGAAAAATGAAGGATTTGATGCTGTATTCGTAGGATCAGGTGCAGGACTTCCTAAGTTCATGCATATCCCGGGTGAGCAGGCACTTGGCGTATTCTCAGCCAATGAGTTCCTTACACGTTCAAACCTCATGAAGGCATTCAGCAAGGATTCTACAACACCTATCATGCATCCTAAGAAGACTGTAGTAGTTGGTGGTGGTAACGTTGCTATGGATGCTGCCAGAACAGCACTTCGTCTTGGTTCAGAGGTACATGTTGTATATCGTCGTTCTGAAGAAGAGCTTCCTGCACGTAAAGAGGAAGTTGAGCATGCTAAGCAGGAAGGTGTAGTATTTGACCTTCTTAACAATCCTGTAGAGATCCTTACAGATGAAGAAGGATGGGTAAGAGGTTGCAGATGCATTAAGATGAAACTTGGCGAACCTGATGAATCAGGTAGAAGAAGCCCTATTGAAATCCCGGGTTCTGAGTTCGAGATCGAATGTGATGCTGTGATCATGTCACTTGGAACAAGTCCTAATCCGCTTATCAGTTCTACAACAGAAGGACTTGAGATCAACAAGCGTAAATGTATCATTGCACAGGAAGATAACGGTCAGACATCCAAGAAGGGTGTATTTGCAGGTGGAGATGCTGTAACAGGTGCAGCTACAGTTATCCTTGCAATGGGAGCCGGCAAAGCTGCTGCAGCAGGTATCGATGAGTACCTCAGATCTCTTGATTAA
- the rlmH gene encoding 23S rRNA (pseudouridine(1915)-N(3))-methyltransferase RlmH, which yields MKISILCVGKIKEKYWNDAIAEYTKRLTRYCKPEIIEVADEKTPDNAPEAIEQMIKDKEGEKLLKHVDPKAKVIALAIKGKKVDSPGFAKWIDSYAISGCSHIQFVIGGSLGLSDAVLERADGQISFSDMTFPHQMMRVVLLEQIYRSYKILSGEPYHK from the coding sequence ATTAAAATAAGTATACTATGTGTAGGCAAGATAAAAGAAAAATATTGGAATGACGCTATAGCAGAATATACTAAGCGTCTTACCAGATACTGCAAACCTGAGATCATCGAGGTTGCAGATGAGAAGACACCTGACAATGCTCCTGAAGCTATAGAGCAGATGATCAAGGACAAGGAAGGGGAGAAGCTTTTAAAGCATGTCGATCCTAAGGCCAAGGTCATAGCTCTGGCTATCAAAGGAAAAAAGGTTGATTCTCCCGGATTTGCAAAATGGATAGATTCATATGCGATATCCGGATGCAGTCATATCCAGTTCGTGATAGGTGGATCGCTGGGACTGTCTGATGCAGTTTTAGAAAGAGCAGACGGACAGATCAGTTTTTCGGATATGACTTTTCCTCATCAGATGATGAGAGTTGTACTACTGGAACAGATATACAGATCATATAAAATTCTAAGCGGGGAGCCGTACCATAAATGA
- a CDS encoding PhoH family protein, translating into MKYITEIRIDLTVDEMRNIFGRNDSYMKKIENNFGVEITDRQGQLRIVGRQEDAQKAADIIRQLAKLSSAGSNIEEQSVDYAITLKEDSDDMGSDKDTEIDNDSILLDIDSDLICHTTTGKPIKPKTLGQKKYVDSIRSHMITFGLGPAGTGKTYLAMAMAITAFQKEEVSRIILTRPAIEAGEKLGFLPGDLQSKVDPYLRPLYDALYQIMGTERFLANMEKGLIEVAPLAYMRGRTLDNAYIILDEAQNTTPAQMKMFLTRIGFGSKVIVTGDATQKDLAPGTVSGLDVAQKVLKDIDDIAVCNLTSKDVVRHPLVQKIVKAYEDYEKKETARSQRKSAIKREARKRSS; encoded by the coding sequence ATGAAATACATAACAGAGATCAGAATAGATCTTACGGTCGATGAGATGCGGAATATATTCGGCCGTAATGACAGCTATATGAAGAAGATTGAGAATAACTTCGGCGTAGAGATAACAGACAGACAAGGTCAGCTTCGTATAGTCGGAAGACAGGAAGATGCCCAGAAGGCGGCTGATATCATAAGACAGCTTGCCAAGCTCTCGTCAGCGGGCAGCAACATCGAAGAACAGAGCGTTGACTACGCTATAACATTAAAAGAGGACAGTGACGACATGGGAAGTGACAAAGATACAGAAATAGACAATGACAGTATCCTTCTGGATATTGACTCGGATCTTATATGCCATACTACGACAGGCAAGCCTATTAAGCCCAAGACACTTGGACAGAAGAAATATGTTGATTCTATCAGATCTCATATGATCACATTCGGTCTTGGACCTGCAGGAACCGGAAAGACATACCTTGCCATGGCGATGGCTATAACAGCTTTTCAGAAAGAGGAAGTATCCAGGATCATCCTTACAAGACCTGCTATAGAGGCAGGAGAAAAGCTTGGTTTCCTTCCGGGTGATCTTCAGAGCAAGGTCGATCCATATCTTAGACCTTTATATGATGCGCTCTATCAGATAATGGGAACAGAGAGATTCCTTGCTAATATGGAGAAGGGACTTATAGAGGTGGCTCCTCTTGCTTATATGAGAGGAAGAACCCTTGATAATGCATATATCATCCTTGATGAAGCCCAGAATACAACTCCGGCTCAGATGAAGATGTTCCTTACAAGAATAGGTTTTGGTTCTAAGGTTATCGTAACTGGTGATGCTACTCAGAAGGACCTTGCACCCGGCACTGTATCAGGACTTGATGTAGCTCAGAAGGTTCTTAAGGATATAGATGATATCGCCGTATGCAATCTTACGAGCAAAGACGTAGTCCGCCATCCGCTTGTACAGAAGATCGTTAAGGCATATGAAGATTATGAGAAAAAAGAAACAGCGCGTTCTCAGAGAAAGTCAGCTATAAAGCGCGAGGCCAGGAAAAGAAGCAGCTGA
- the ybeY gene encoding rRNA maturation RNase YbeY, whose amino-acid sequence MIFCVENEVDAKFDFDIEQIARSVCEEVLKSENFPEEAQINMLITDDEGIHEMNRQFRDIDRETDVLSFPNIEYETPGDFSVLNGPDRCDMIDPDNGSIYLGDIVINEKRVRSQALEYGHSEKREFAFLTAHSMFHLCGYDHMEEDEAKVMEQKQNDVLERLGITRDGN is encoded by the coding sequence ATGATTTTCTGCGTTGAAAACGAAGTCGATGCCAAATTTGATTTCGATATAGAACAGATCGCACGCAGCGTATGTGAAGAAGTACTTAAAAGTGAGAATTTCCCGGAGGAAGCTCAGATCAATATGCTTATCACGGATGATGAGGGCATACATGAGATGAACAGACAGTTCAGGGATATAGACAGAGAGACAGACGTTCTTTCTTTTCCCAATATAGAATATGAGACTCCCGGAGACTTCTCAGTTCTAAACGGGCCTGACAGATGCGATATGATAGACCCTGATAATGGCAGCATCTATCTAGGAGATATAGTTATCAATGAGAAGAGAGTTCGCTCACAGGCACTAGAATACGGACATAGTGAGAAAAGAGAATTTGCTTTTCTGACGGCTCATTCCATGTTTCATCTGTGTGGCTACGACCACATGGAAGAGGATGAAGCTAAAGTTATGGAACAAAAACAAAACGACGTACTTGAAAGGCTTGGGATAACAAGAGATGGCAATTAA
- a CDS encoding polysaccharide biosynthesis C-terminal domain-containing protein has translation MAIKSKDRIKPDTFSVAVFVMICILMVTRIFLLKVIKNEGLGILASPMNLFMVCYGVFVFAIERAISAVIKLYEKKKQFINAMDVARKARTIGFAAGVIVSGIILIFSFSVSEKLFGSRIGFLAFIATSVAIIFISCQGAIRGMLEGFGENLLSLISDLIFAISFMVLTPTFASFSYRYGLKANALLERNDLASGYGACGALAGGCAASLITLIYLLIIWKIKSGKMDDIVRSGEPRYLGIGPSYGRNIVAYSIVFAFPFALDIIDEAMYVGSLKHTTAQWGTWFGGVLPVIVIAVCIVTITQLRKVYELCSMVVHSDKHGALDTLSEFSRYLVIILFPVSMFMAVLSDTIQRAVYVTPSDSAVAMMGHASLMVFATPVGILMSTILLRLRKVRALILNIIVAVIAHAGTFAIMTYVMNKEMTAVSYADFVMFLVMGGMGFWEIMRMLHYRHSWISNFVVPLICSAVAALIVFFLNMILINVIGEILTILVGCLAGGFLYLLFLLILRGIYEYEVERIPGGGFVLVIARGFHFI, from the coding sequence ATGGCAATTAAAAGTAAAGACAGGATTAAACCGGATACTTTTTCTGTAGCAGTTTTTGTCATGATCTGCATTTTGATGGTCACCAGAATCTTCCTTCTTAAGGTCATCAAAAATGAAGGACTTGGCATTCTTGCTTCGCCTATGAACCTGTTCATGGTCTGCTATGGAGTATTTGTTTTTGCTATAGAGCGCGCCATAAGTGCAGTTATCAAACTGTATGAAAAAAAGAAACAGTTCATAAACGCAATGGACGTAGCCAGAAAAGCAAGAACGATAGGCTTTGCAGCAGGAGTGATAGTAAGCGGTATAATTCTTATCTTTTCTTTTTCTGTATCAGAGAAGCTTTTTGGATCCAGGATCGGTTTCCTTGCTTTTATCGCAACTTCGGTAGCCATTATATTTATAAGCTGTCAGGGAGCTATAAGGGGCATGCTTGAGGGATTTGGAGAAAATCTCTTATCTCTTATCTCTGATCTTATATTTGCGATTTCTTTTATGGTATTAACACCTACCTTTGCAAGCTTTTCTTATAGGTACGGTCTTAAAGCCAATGCGCTTCTTGAAAGAAATGATCTGGCATCCGGTTATGGAGCATGCGGAGCGCTTGCCGGAGGATGCGCAGCTTCTCTTATCACGCTTATATATCTTCTTATCATCTGGAAGATTAAAAGCGGCAAGATGGATGATATCGTAAGATCCGGTGAGCCAAGATATCTTGGAATCGGGCCTTCCTATGGAAGAAATATAGTAGCATATTCGATTGTATTTGCTTTTCCATTTGCGCTCGATATCATAGATGAAGCTATGTATGTGGGATCTTTGAAGCATACGACAGCTCAGTGGGGCACCTGGTTTGGCGGAGTACTGCCTGTTATAGTGATAGCTGTATGCATTGTTACAATTACCCAGCTTCGAAAGGTATATGAGCTTTGTTCTATGGTGGTTCATTCTGATAAACATGGAGCCCTTGATACACTTTCAGAGTTCTCCAGATATTTAGTGATCATCCTGTTCCCTGTTTCTATGTTCATGGCAGTTTTGTCAGATACTATACAAAGGGCTGTGTATGTGACACCGTCTGACTCTGCCGTAGCTATGATGGGACATGCATCACTTATGGTATTCGCCACGCCTGTTGGTATCCTTATGAGTACCATACTCTTAAGACTTCGTAAGGTCAGAGCTCTGATCCTTAACATAATAGTAGCAGTGATAGCGCATGCGGGTACATTTGCTATTATGACCTATGTTATGAACAAAGAGATGACAGCTGTATCCTATGCAGATTTTGTAATGTTCCTTGTGATGGGAGGCATGGGCTTTTGGGAGATCATGCGAATGCTTCATTACAGGCATAGCTGGATCTCAAACTTTGTAGTTCCGCTAATCTGCAGTGCTGTAGCGGCTCTTATAGTTTTCTTTCTCAATATGATTCTTATAAATGTAATAGGAGAGATCCTTACGATACTGGTAGGATGTCTTGCGGGAGGATTCCTGTACCTACTCTTCCTGCTGATCCTTAGAGGTATATACGAGTACGAAGTTGAGAGGATTCCGGGCGGCGGATTTGTTCTAGTAATAGCCAGAGGTTTTCACTTTATATGA
- a CDS encoding aminoacetone oxidase family FAD-binding enzyme, which yields MITILIAGAGASGMCAAITAARQGAHVILLEKNDIAGKKISMTGNGRCNITNEAMSASCYNLSAQGKMEGWLQRFGVAKTLEFMKSLGVVIQSEEGYIYPISGQAVTVQNAMIDEVVRLGVEYITGQQLKKITPVDDGGFEVKTTGGLYKADKVIIATGGLSGPKSTMSTGDSYYIAKSLGMNVTKTYPALVALLSDDKDLPSKYGVRMMAGIRIKEIEDLYEYGEVQITSKGISGIPVLQLSGRVAQYMADNKGTVTAFLDFFPTYSDDDFANMKKDIIEVSRGKTYIQVLDGISNHLIGLMILSRLGIKEDTVIDANSIDDLERVIDNYRNVRINIVATSDYVSSQVTKGGVDLNDLTDDLESVHTPGVYVVGELADVDGRCGGYNLQWAFTSGYIAGMAAAGR from the coding sequence ATGATAACAATACTTATAGCAGGAGCAGGGGCGTCGGGTATGTGTGCTGCGATCACAGCAGCAAGACAAGGCGCCCATGTTATCCTTTTGGAAAAAAATGATATAGCAGGCAAGAAGATCTCCATGACTGGCAATGGGCGCTGTAATATAACCAATGAAGCCATGAGTGCTTCATGCTATAATCTTAGTGCACAGGGCAAAATGGAGGGATGGCTTCAAAGATTCGGAGTAGCGAAGACTTTGGAATTCATGAAGTCTCTGGGAGTTGTGATTCAAAGCGAAGAAGGATATATATATCCTATATCCGGCCAGGCAGTCACAGTCCAGAATGCAATGATAGATGAGGTAGTAAGACTTGGCGTCGAATATATAACCGGTCAGCAGCTTAAAAAGATAACGCCTGTTGATGATGGAGGCTTTGAAGTTAAGACAACAGGTGGCTTATATAAAGCTGACAAAGTTATAATAGCAACAGGAGGCTTGTCAGGCCCAAAATCAACCATGTCTACAGGTGATAGTTATTATATAGCGAAGAGCCTTGGAATGAATGTTACGAAGACATATCCGGCTCTTGTGGCGCTTTTGTCTGATGACAAAGACCTGCCGTCCAAGTACGGAGTCAGAATGATGGCCGGTATTAGAATTAAAGAAATCGAAGACTTGTATGAATACGGCGAAGTGCAGATTACATCCAAAGGAATATCAGGAATCCCTGTCCTTCAGCTAAGTGGGCGCGTGGCACAGTACATGGCTGATAACAAGGGGACTGTTACTGCGTTTTTGGATTTCTTCCCGACATATTCTGACGATGATTTTGCCAATATGAAAAAAGATATCATAGAAGTATCAAGAGGTAAGACATATATCCAGGTACTTGATGGAATCAGTAATCATCTTATAGGCCTTATGATACTGTCAAGACTAGGCATAAAAGAAGATACCGTTATAGATGCTAATAGCATAGACGATCTTGAAAGAGTTATTGATAACTATAGAAATGTTAGAATAAATATAGTCGCTACTTCTGACTATGTATCATCTCAGGTTACTAAAGGCGGAGTTGATCTTAATGATCTGACAGATGATCTTGAATCAGTTCATACACCCGGAGTGTATGTTGTCGGCGAACTTGCAGATGTTGACGGAAGATGCGGAGGGTATAATCTTCAGTGGGCATTTACAAGCGGGTATATCGCAGGGATGGCTGCTGCGGGCCGATAG
- a CDS encoding NAD(P)/FAD-dependent oxidoreductase, whose translation MIRISNIKVKNGSEASQYTNGVMEPEALSRSLIPVAAKALKIDAKAIADLSVFRHSIDARKKPDIFDIYTIDISLNINEKKALQKARNKNAQLFEPIVYKLPELGTNKMTKPPVVVGAGPCGLFAAYELACLGFKPILIERGRAVEDRQKDVENFWKTGVLDTTSNVQFGEGGAGAFSDGKLNTMVRDKDGIGRRALKIFIDHGAPKEIYYEAKPHIGTDKLVDVVKNIREDIKSMGGQVLFETKMSGLIMTDAHVTGVKVTDRAGNESVIETDTVVMAIGHSARDTFEVLNSEGVYMEPKAFAVGLRVEHPQKNINRSQYGVYESPTLPASPYKVVHNTSKGRGVYSFCMCPGGHVVNASSEEGYLCVNGMSYYARDSKNANSAIIVTVKPEDFGGEGPLCGVKFQRELEKRAFELGKGKVPVEYLVDYRKKGTVKGNTDERKDWNTPCIKGDYVFASVHDLLPDDFKEAIDEGMSAFGRMIEGFDADDTLMEGVESRTSSPVRITRGEDLQAINTKGLYPCGEGAGYAGGIMSAAMDGMKVAAKICSERCPGM comes from the coding sequence ATGATCAGAATCAGTAATATTAAAGTTAAAAACGGCTCAGAAGCATCGCAATATACAAATGGTGTCATGGAACCAGAGGCTCTTTCAAGGAGCCTTATTCCGGTTGCAGCCAAAGCGCTGAAGATAGATGCTAAAGCTATAGCAGATCTGAGCGTATTCAGGCACTCGATTGATGCTCGTAAGAAGCCTGACATATTTGATATATATACAATTGATATATCACTTAACATAAATGAGAAAAAGGCACTTCAAAAAGCCCGTAATAAAAACGCACAGCTTTTTGAACCCATTGTTTATAAACTTCCTGAACTTGGGACTAATAAGATGACTAAGCCTCCTGTTGTAGTTGGCGCAGGTCCTTGCGGTCTTTTTGCAGCGTATGAACTGGCATGTCTTGGCTTTAAACCTATACTTATAGAAAGGGGAAGAGCAGTAGAAGACAGGCAGAAGGACGTTGAGAACTTCTGGAAGACAGGAGTCCTTGATACGACATCCAATGTCCAGTTTGGTGAAGGCGGCGCGGGAGCATTCTCAGACGGCAAGCTCAATACCATGGTCCGTGACAAAGACGGAATAGGAAGGCGTGCACTTAAGATATTCATAGATCATGGCGCTCCAAAAGAGATATATTATGAAGCAAAGCCCCATATAGGCACGGATAAGCTGGTTGATGTAGTTAAGAACATAAGAGAAGACATTAAAAGTATGGGCGGACAGGTTTTATTCGAAACCAAAATGTCCGGTCTTATTATGACAGATGCACATGTGACAGGCGTGAAAGTCACTGATAGAGCAGGAAATGAATCTGTGATCGAGACAGATACTGTTGTCATGGCTATAGGCCATAGCGCAAGAGATACCTTTGAAGTTCTAAATAGTGAAGGTGTATATATGGAGCCTAAGGCATTTGCAGTAGGCCTTCGCGTAGAACATCCTCAAAAGAATATCAACAGATCTCAGTACGGAGTATATGAAAGTCCCACACTTCCTGCTTCTCCTTATAAAGTTGTACATAATACTTCCAAGGGTAGGGGCGTATATTCTTTTTGCATGTGTCCGGGAGGACATGTAGTCAATGCTTCATCTGAAGAGGGATACCTGTGCGTTAACGGAATGAGCTACTATGCCCGTGATTCCAAAAATGCCAATAGTGCGATCATAGTAACCGTTAAGCCTGAAGACTTTGGAGGGGAAGGACCTCTATGCGGAGTGAAGTTCCAAAGAGAGCTTGAGAAGAGAGCCTTTGAACTTGGAAAGGGCAAAGTTCCGGTAGAATACCTTGTTGACTATAGAAAAAAAGGAACAGTAAAAGGTAATACTGATGAAAGAAAAGACTGGAACACTCCATGCATAAAGGGCGACTACGTATTTGCAAGTGTTCATGACCTTCTTCCTGATGATTTTAAAGAGGCTATAGATGAGGGTATGAGCGCTTTTGGCAGGATGATAGAAGGATTTGATGCTGATGATACTCTTATGGAAGGCGTTGAGAGCAGGACATCATCTCCTGTAAGAATCACAAGAGGAGAGGATCTTCAGGCTATTAATACTAAAGGCTTATATCCTTGCGGAGAAGGTGCAGGATATGCAGGCGGTATCATGTCAGCAGCTATGGATGGTATGAAAGTTGCTGCAAAGATCTGCTCAGAGCGATGTCCTGGTATGTAA
- a CDS encoding 5-formyltetrahydrofolate cyclo-ligase, producing MDKQDYRKAALARRDAIPEIDRERYSRMIIDKLLESKELNDADSVLVYCSYLSEVDTHTLIERLLYKGKRVYCPKVTDPKNGIMEFYEVRGMKDLTEGYHGIPEPVTTDRYVTGEAMHDLDLNHADDIHEPPYHEDTNHTDMLHTDTLMILPGVAFDRDCNRIGYRGGFYDRYIPRIPGAYLIALAFEEQISEDIFPMESHDIKPDAIYTQARIIGHEFIK from the coding sequence TTGGACAAGCAGGATTATAGAAAAGCGGCTCTTGCAAGAAGAGATGCTATACCCGAGATAGACAGAGAGCGTTACAGCCGGATGATAATAGACAAGCTCCTTGAATCTAAAGAGCTAAACGACGCAGATAGCGTATTGGTATATTGTTCGTATCTTTCAGAAGTAGATACGCATACTCTTATAGAAAGATTACTATATAAAGGCAAGAGAGTATATTGCCCTAAGGTGACGGACCCTAAAAATGGAATTATGGAATTCTATGAAGTAAGAGGCATGAAAGACCTGACAGAAGGCTATCACGGAATTCCTGAGCCTGTAACTACGGATAGATATGTGACTGGGGAGGCTATGCATGATTTGGACTTAAATCATGCAGATGATATACATGAGCCCCCTTATCATGAAGATACTAATCATACAGATATGCTGCATACAGATACTCTTATGATTCTTCCGGGTGTTGCTTTTGATAGAGACTGCAACAGGATCGGCTACAGGGGCGGCTTTTACGACCGCTATATTCCAAGGATTCCCGGAGCATATCTTATAGCCTTGGCTTTTGAGGAGCAGATATCAGAAGATATTTTCCCGATGGAAAGTCATGATATAAAGCCTGATGCGATATATACTCAGGCTAGGATAATAGGGCATGAATTCATAAAATGA